The sequence GCGGCGCCCTTATTCGACGAGGCCGAACTTCAGTCCGTAGTGGGTCAGCTCGGCGTTGTTGCGCAGGCGCATCTTCTCGAGCAGGCGCGCCCGGTACACGCTGACCGTCTTGACGCTCAGATTCAGTTCCTCGGCAATCTGGGTGAGCGTCTTGCCGGAGGCGATCATGCACAGGGTCTGGTACTCGCGGTCGGACAGTTTCTCGTGCAGCGGCCGGTCGGTGTCCTCGCCGATGGCCTCGGCCAGCTCCATGGCCAGCGAGGCGCTGACGTATTTCTTGCCGCTGGCGACCTGCCGGATCGCCGTGACCAGCTGCTCGGGTGCGCTCTGCTTGGTCAGATAACCTGCGGCGCCGGCCTTGAGCGCCCGGATGGCGTATTGCTCCTCGGGGTACATGCTGAGGATCAGGACGGGCAGCCTGGGCTGCTCCTTGCGGATCAGCTTGAGCGCGTCGATACCGTTGCGGTCGGGCATGGAGACATCCATCAGCACGACATCCCACTGGCCGTCGCGGCTGAGCTGCAGGGCCTCGACGCCATTGCAGGCTTCGCCGGCCACTTCCATGTCTTCGATGTCGGACAGGATCTGCCGTAAGCCCTGGCGAACGATGGCGTGATCGTCGGCGATCATGACGCGAATGCGCTTGCTCATGAGGATGCTTCCTGATGGTGGGGTGGGGCGAGCGGCTGAGCCAGCGGGATGACCACCTGCAGGCGCGTGCCGTTCGGCGCTCGATGGGTGATATCGACACACCCGCCCAGGCTGGTGATGCGCTCGCGGACGCCGCGCAGGCCGAAGGAATGCGGCTTGCTCAGATCGGCAGGCGCGAAGCCCACGCCGTCGTCCGCCACCTCCAGGCTCACGCCGTCCCCGGTGTGAATGAGCCGGATGTCCACATTCTGCGCCTTGGCGTGCTTGCTCACATTGGTGAGCGATTCCTGGAAGATCCGGAACAGCGCGATCGATTCGGATTCGGGCAGGTCGATGTCGTCGTCCGCGCACAGTACATGGCAGCCGATGCCGGTACGCCGGGCGAAGTCCTCGGCGTGGCTCTCGATCGCCGCCGCAAGCCCGAAGTCTTTCAGAATGCCGGGACGCAGCTCGCGTGTGACCCGGCTCACGGTGTCGATCGCTTCGTCGATGAGCGTTTCGATCCGTGTCACCTGGGCGCGCAACTGCTCGGCCGGCAGCGTCAGGCGCGAGGCCAGCAGCGACGTCGAGAACTTCAGCGCCACCAGGTGCCCGCCAAGGACGTCATGCACGTCGCGCGCGATGCGTTCGCGCTCGTCCTCCTTGGCGCTCTGCAGGTGGCTCGACAAGGCCTTGAGGTGCGCCTGTGAGTCGCGCAGCTCCGCTTCGGTCTGCTTGCTGTGCGTGATGTTCCACATCACACCTTCCCAGATGGCGCGGCAGGCGCTGTCGTAGCGTACCGACCCGCGGATGTTGATCCACTTGGTGTCGCCCGCATCGGTGTCGATCCGGCCCTCCCAGTTCAGGCGAGCGCCGGTACGGGCCGACGCCTCCAGCGCCGCCTCGAGCGCCGTCCGGTCGTCTGCCACCAGCAGGCGGAAAAAATGGCTGCCGTCCTCGCACAGCTGCTTCGCCGATACGCCAAGCAGCATGTCGGTCGCATCGCTCGCATAGGTGAAGCCAAGCTGCTCGTTCGGCCGGCGCATCATCTGGAAAATGACGCCTGGCGTACTCGCCGCGACCGCCTGGAAGCGCGCGTCGGCCTCGTGCTGAGCGGCCAGGGCCTGGCTGCGCTGGCGACGGTTGCCCGCCTCGCGGACTTCCCGCTCCGCCGCCGGGATCAGTCGCTCGAGCTGGTTCTTGCTCAGGTAATCGTGCGCCCCGGCGCGCATTGCCGCGATGGCCGTCTCCTCGCGAATCGCGCCCGAGACGATGATGAAGGGCACGTCCAGTTCGAGCTGCTTGATGATGCCCAGCGCGGCAATCGCACTGAAGCCGGGCAGGTCGTGGTCGCTGATCACCAGATCCCACGAACGCGCCCGCAGCGCCGCCTCGGTCTGCTCGGGCGTATCGACCCGCAGCACGTCCAGGCTGTAGCCCCCGCTGCGAAAGCGGTGGATCAACAACAGGGCGTCATCCTCGTTGTCTTCGATCAGGAGCAAGCGCAGGTGCGAACCGGGCGCGGTGTCTGGAACCATCGTGGGTTTTCTGCACATCATGGGTGGGAGGCGTTGCCCGTGATTATGCCGTGAGCCGTAGAGGCCACCAAGCCGATAGTGCGCCGCTCGCCGGGCTTGCGCTATAATTCGCCCCCTTGCCGGTTTAGCTCAGTTGGTAGAGCAACCGCCTTGTAAGCGGTAGGTCGCGGGTTCGACTCCTGCAACCGGCACCAGATTTCAGTTTTATGCACGCAAGCCTTGACGAGGCCGACTCTGTAGTCTAAAGTCTCGTTTCTCTGACGCGGGGTGGAGCAGTTGGCAGCTCGTCGGGCTCATAACCCGAAGGTCGCAGGTTCAAGTCCTGCCCCCGCAACCAAATTTATGCTGAAAACCCAATCACTTAGCGGTGGTTGGGTTTTTTGCTTTGGGCCAACGTCGAATTCTTGGCCCAAGTTTGGCCCATTGTTGGCCCACGCCAATTGATGCCTGTTCGCCACGCTTAGTCACTTGACCTTCGGTCAATGCCGAACATTGGCCCGTCTTCGTCCTTGGCCAAAAATGCCTCCAGTGCCAAGCGAAGTACTTCTGACCTCGTCGGGATCCTCCCCAAGCTTGCCTGCATAGCAATGCGTTTGCGATCGATCTGCTCAGCTAGGGCGTCACTCAATCGAACATTGATTTGTTGGCGTTCCATCTGCGCACCCCCTTAATAGTTCGCCCGAATTGTAACTGTCTAGAAAATAGCGGGTTGACTGAGCGTTGCTCTGCGGTAGATTGGATTTGTCTAAACGCTAGACAACTAGACAAACTGCTAAGGAGCAAGAAATGGCTGCTACGTATCTCACAACTGAAGAGCTTGCCGAGCGCATCAAATACGATCAGCGAACAATCCGCGAGCGGCTGAAGGACAGCGTCCTGCTTGAAGGGGTGCACTACATCCGTCCCTTTGGGGGCAGAAAGATCCTCTACATTTGGGAACGGATCGAAGAGGACATGTCGAAGTGTTCGCTCAATTCCTTCACGATCCCGATGGCGAATGGGGGTGTCTGCCATGGCTAGTATTCGCACGCTTGCCGCCACTGGCACCTTGTTCATAGATTTCAGGTTCGAAGGAAAGCGGTGTCGTGAGTACACCCGCCTTGAAGATACTCCTGCGAATAGGAAGAAGCTCACCCGCGTTGTCGAGCGTCTTGAGGAGGAGTTGGCGGCGGGGACCTTCAGCTACGCGAACTTCTTTCCCGGAAGCAAGAAGAAGCAGCTTGCCGCTGTCGGGTCGAGCACGCCTCAGCGACCCTTGGGTGACGGGTCTGGATCTAAGGAAGTGCCTCCATATAGAGGAACGTCGTTCCCCGGTGTGGTCGCATCTGTTCGTGAAACCCCTCTCTTTGAAGACTTTGCAGAGACCTGGGTTCAGGAGAACGAGGTCAGCTGGCGTCGCTCCTACCGTCGAACCGTGGAGGACATCATCAACAAGCACCTCGTCCCGCGCTTCAAGGGGCGGGGTGTCGGAAGCCTCACGCGGGAAGAACTCTTGAAGCTCCGGTCCGAACTCGCCAAAGTCCCCGGCCGGAAAAAAGAAACACTGTCGCCACGCAGGATCAACGCCATCATGAATGTGATGAGCCTGATCCTCAAGGAAGCATCCGACAGATACCAGTTTACTTGCCCTTACTACAACATCAAACCGCTCAAGATACCCAAGAGCGATGTGCAGCCCTTCACCCTCGCCGAGGTGATGACCATCCTGGCCACGGTTCGCGAGGACTATCGCGACTACTTCACTGTGCGCTTCTTCACCGGCATGCGCACAGGCGAGGTCGATGGGCTCAAGTGGGAATACGTCGACTTCGAGCGAAGGCTCATCCTCATTCGAGAAACGATCGTTGCCGGCCAGATTGAGGACGAGGCAAAAACCCAGGAGTCGATCCGCGATATCCAGATGAGCCAAATCGTCTTCGATGCGCTCAAGCGGCAGTTTGTCAGCACCGGGAGGCGAGGGCGGTTCGTATTCTGCTCGCGGGATGGCAGCCCGTGCGACCACAACAATGTGACCAAGCGTGTGTGGTACCCGCTGTTGCGCCACCTCGGGCTCAAGCTCAGGCGGCCATACCAGACCCGCCATACGGCGGCGACCTTGTGGCTTGCTGCCGGAGAGAATCCCGAGTGGATCGCTCGCCAGATGGGCCATACCAGCACCGAGATGCTCTTCAAGGTGTACTCCCGGTATGTGCCCAATCTGACGCGGCAGGATGGCTCTGCCTTCGAACGCCTGATCACAAACGCCATCTCAGACTCACCCCTGGATATGACTGCGGCGGACGCCGCCAAGGAGACCAGCCATGAATGAACAGCACGTTCCTGTTCCAGGCGCCGGAGCGGACATTGTCGTGGAGAAGCTCCCTCGGGTGTTCCGCATCCAGGCGATCGAACGCTTGCCGTTTGATCAGAAGTGCATGCGATCGCGCGCGACGCTCTTCCATGAGCGCGCAACCCTCAATGTCGAGTGGCTCTCACAACATTGCGACGTACGCTTGACAGTGGGCAGCCTGGTGTCGATCCGCTGGAGCGGCCGACCCGTCAGCTGCAATGGGGCCGTTCGAATCGCTCGGCTCGTGCTGCTTGAGAAACCCGAAGCGTCGATCAACCTGTTCGACACCATACCAACTGCGTGGGTGCGTGACCGGGAGCTTGTCAAACGGGGCGGGGCCATCTGGGCAAAGCTGCCAAGAGGCTTCTGCCACATGTTCAATGCAATCTTCTGGGAGGCGGGTTGTCACTGCCGGATGTAATTTGATACGGGTTGCCGATTGAAAGTTGATACACCGAGTTGAGAAGATCGGGCCATTTGGAGCCCGGGTGATCACAGACGAGGTGTATGTGGAAATCGAACTGTTGAGGCGTCACGGGCTGAGCCTTCGGCGCATTGCTGCGGAGGTGGGATGTGCGGTGAACACGGTGCGGGCGCACCTGGCATCGCCGGCTCTGCCACGCTACGAGCGCAAGGTCAGGCGGGTAACGAAGCTGGCGCCCTTCGAGGCGTACTTGCGTGAGCGCCAGGCGGCGGCGC comes from Denitromonas sp. and encodes:
- a CDS encoding response regulator transcription factor — translated: MSKRIRVMIADDHAIVRQGLRQILSDIEDMEVAGEACNGVEALQLSRDGQWDVVLMDVSMPDRNGIDALKLIRKEQPRLPVLILSMYPEEQYAIRALKAGAAGYLTKQSAPEQLVTAIRQVASGKKYVSASLAMELAEAIGEDTDRPLHEKLSDREYQTLCMIASGKTLTQIAEELNLSVKTVSVYRARLLEKMRLRNNAELTHYGLKFGLVE
- a CDS encoding response regulator; translation: MVPDTAPGSHLRLLLIEDNEDDALLLIHRFRSGGYSLDVLRVDTPEQTEAALRARSWDLVISDHDLPGFSAIAALGIIKQLELDVPFIIVSGAIREETAIAAMRAGAHDYLSKNQLERLIPAAEREVREAGNRRQRSQALAAQHEADARFQAVAASTPGVIFQMMRRPNEQLGFTYASDATDMLLGVSAKQLCEDGSHFFRLLVADDRTALEAALEASARTGARLNWEGRIDTDAGDTKWINIRGSVRYDSACRAIWEGVMWNITHSKQTEAELRDSQAHLKALSSHLQSAKEDERERIARDVHDVLGGHLVALKFSTSLLASRLTLPAEQLRAQVTRIETLIDEAIDTVSRVTRELRPGILKDFGLAAAIESHAEDFARRTGIGCHVLCADDDIDLPESESIALFRIFQESLTNVSKHAKAQNVDIRLIHTGDGVSLEVADDGVGFAPADLSKPHSFGLRGVRERITSLGGCVDITHRAPNGTRLQVVIPLAQPLAPPHHQEASS
- a CDS encoding ribbon-helix-helix protein, CopG family, which translates into the protein MERQQINVRLSDALAEQIDRKRIAMQASLGRIPTRSEVLRLALEAFLAKDEDGPMFGIDRRSSD
- a CDS encoding Arm DNA-binding domain-containing protein, which produces MASIRTLAATGTLFIDFRFEGKRCREYTRLEDTPANRKKLTRVVERLEEELAAGTFSYANFFPGSKKKQLAAVGSSTPQRPLGDGSGSKEVPPYRGTSFPGVVASVRETPLFEDFAETWVQENEVSWRRSYRRTVEDIINKHLVPRFKGRGVGSLTREELLKLRSELAKVPGRKKETLSPRRINAIMNVMSLILKEASDRYQFTCPYYNIKPLKIPKSDVQPFTLAEVMTILATVREDYRDYFTVRFFTGMRTGEVDGLKWEYVDFERRLILIRETIVAGQIEDEAKTQESIRDIQMSQIVFDALKRQFVSTGRRGRFVFCSRDGSPCDHNNVTKRVWYPLLRHLGLKLRRPYQTRHTAATLWLAAGENPEWIARQMGHTSTEMLFKVYSRYVPNLTRQDGSAFERLITNAISDSPLDMTAADAAKETSHE